The Neovison vison isolate M4711 chromosome 5, ASM_NN_V1, whole genome shotgun sequence genome includes a region encoding these proteins:
- the LOC122906929 gene encoding LOW QUALITY PROTEIN: E3 ubiquitin-protein ligase NEDD4-like (The sequence of the model RefSeq protein was modified relative to this genomic sequence to represent the inferred CDS: inserted 4 bases in 4 codons; deleted 3 bases in 2 codons), whose protein sequence is MERPYTFKDFLLRPRSHKSRVKGFLRLRMAYLPRNGGQDEEDSEQRDDMEHGWEVVDSKDSASQHQEELPPPPLPPGWEEQLDNLGGTYYVNHNHRTPQRHRPXLMDVSSESDSHIRQINQEAAPRXFRSRRHISEDLEPSRRGWRGPEPWEAISEEVTITGDSLSLSRPPPPSSPGSRTSPQELSEELSRRLQITPDSKGEQFGSLIRREPSSRLRSCSVLGHLPPPSVAYAHTTPGLPSGWEERKDAKGRTYCVSHNNRATTWTRPIVQLAEDGASGSATNSNNHRIEPQIRRPRSLSSPTATLSAPLEGAKDSPICRAVKDTLSNPQSPQPSPYNSPKPQHRVTQSFLPPGWERRIAPNGRPFFIDHNTKTATWEDPRLKFPVHMRSKASLNPNDLGLLPPGWEERTHLDGRTFYIDHNSKMTQWEDPRLQNPAITGPAVXYSREFKQKYDYFXKKLKKPADIPNRFEMKLHRNNIFEESYRRIMSVKRPDVLKARLWIEFEPEKGLDYGGVAREWFFLLSKEMFNPYYGLFEYSATDNYTLQINPNSGLCNEDHLSYFTVMGRVAGLAVLHGNLLDGFFIRPFYKMMLGKQITLNDMESVDSEYYNSLKWILENDPTELDLMFCIDEENLGQTYQVDLKPNGSEIMVTNENKREYIDLVIQWRFVNGVQKQMNAFLEGFTELLPIDLIKIFDENELELLMCGLGDVDVNDWRRHSIYKNGYCPNHPVIQWFWKAVLLMDAEKRMRLLQFVTGTSRVPVEGFAELYGSNGPQLFTVEQWGSPEKPPRAHTCFNRLDLPPYETFEDLQEKLLMAVENAQGFEGVD, encoded by the exons ATGGAGCGACCCTATACGTTTAAGGATTTTCTCCTTAGACCAAGAAGTCATAAATCTCGAGTTAAGGGATTTTTACGATTGAGAATGGCCTATCTGCCGAGAAACGGAGGTCAGGATGAGGAAGACAGTGAGCAGAGGGATGACATGGAGCATGGCTGGGAGGTGGTGGACTCCAAGGACTCGGCCTCTCAGCACCAGGAGGAGCTCCCTCCCCCGCCACTGCCCCCCGGCTGGGAAGAGCAGCTGGACAATCTCGGTGGGACCTACTACGTCAACCACAACCACCGGACCCCTCAGCGGCACCGAC AGCTGATGGACGTGTCCTCCGAGTCGGACAGC CACATCAGGCAGATCAACCAGGAGGCCGCGCCCC GCTTCCGTTCCCGCAGGCACATCAGCGAGGACCTGGAGCCGAGCCGGCGAGGGTGGAGAGGCCCAGAGCCTTGGGAGGCCATTTCCGAAGAAGTGACCATCACTGGAGACTCCCTCAGTCTGTCACGGCCCCCACCGCCGTCCTCTCCGGGGTCCCGGACCAGCCCTCAGGAGCTGTCTGAGGAACTGAGCAGAAGGCTTCAGATCACTCCAGACTCCAAAGGGGAGCAGTTTGGTTCTTTGATTCGGAGAGAGCCGTCCTCAAGGTTGCGGTCCTGCAGTGTCCTCGGCCACCTACCACCGCCATCAGTGGCCTATGCGCACACCACACCGGGCCTACCTTCAggctgggaagaaaggaaagatgctAAGGGACGCACATACTGTGTCAGTCATAACAATCGAGCCACAACTTGGACTCGACCCATCGTGCAGCTCGCGGAAGACGGTGCGTCGGGATCCGCCACAAACAGTAACAACCACCGAATCGAGCCTCAGATCCGCCGGCCCCGAAGCCTCAGCTCGCCCACCGCAACCTTATCCGCCCCGCTGGAGGGCGCCAAGGACTCGCCCATATGCCGGGCTGTGAAAGATACCCTTTCCAACCCACAGTCCCCACAGCCATCACCCTACAACTCCCCCAAACCACAACACAGAGTCACACAGAGCTTCCTGCCGCCGGGCTGGGAAAGGAGGATCGCGCCCAACGGCCGGCCCTTCTTCATTGACCACAACACAAAGACTGCAACGTGGGAAGATCCACGCCTGAAATTTCCAGTACACATGCGGTCAAAGGCATCTTTAAACCCCAATGACCTCGGCCTTCTTCCTCCTGGTTGGGAAGAAAGAACTCACTTGGATGGCCGAACATTTTATATCGACCACAATAGCAAAATGACTCAGTGGGAAGACCCAAGACTGCAGAATCCAGCGATTACGGGTCCGGCTG CTTACTCCAGAGAATTTAAGCAGAAATATGACTATT ggaagaaattaaagaaacctGCTGATATTCCAAATAGGTTTGAAATGAAACTTCACAGAAATAACATCTTCGAAGAGTCCTACCGGAGAATTATGTCCGTGAAAAGACCAGATGTTCTGAAAGCTAGACTGTGGATCGAATTTGAACCGGAGAAAGGTCTTGACTATGGGGGTGTGGCCCGAGAGTGGTTCTTCCTACTGTCCAAAGAGATGTTCAACCCCTACTATGGGCTTTTTGAGTACTCTGCCACGGACAACTACACGCTTCAGATCAATCCCAACTCTGGCCTCTGTAACGAAGACCATTTGTCCTACTTCACTGTTATGGGAAGAGTTGCTGGTCTGGCAGTATTGCACGGGAATCTTCTAGATGGTTTCTTCATTAGACCATTTTACAAAATGATGTTGGGCAAGCAGATAACGCTGAATGACATGGAGTCTGTGGATAGTGAATACTACAACTCTTTGAAATGGATCTTGGAAAATGATCCTACTGAACTGGACCTCATGTTCTGTATTGATGAAGAAAACTTGGGACAGACCTACCAAGTGGATCTGAAGCCCAATGGGTCAGAAATAATGGtgacaaatgaaaacaagaggGAATATATTGACTTGGTCATCCAGTGGAGGTTTGTGAACggggtccagaagcagatgaacGCCTTCCTGGAGGGGTTCACAGAACTGCTTCCTATtgatttgattaaaatttttGATGAAAATGAGCTGGAGCTGCTGATGTGCGGCCTCGGCGACGTGGACGTCAACGACTGGAGACGACACTCTATTTACAAGAACGGCTACTGCCCAAATCACCCTGTCATTCAGTGGTTCTGGAAGGCCGTGCTGCTCATGGACGCCGAGAAGCGGATGCGGTTACTGCAGTTCGTCACGGGGACGTCCCGAGTGCCTGTGGAAGGCTTCGCCGAACTTTATGGTTCCAATGGTCCTCAGCTGTTTACAGTAGAGCAATGGGGGAGTCCTGAAAAACCGCCCAGAGCTCACACATGCTTTAATCGCCTTGACTTACCTCCATATGAAACCTTTGAAGATTTACAGGAGAAGCTTCTCATGGCTGTGGAAAAC GCTCAAGGATTTGAGGGGGTGGATTAA